From a single Kitasatospora azatica KCTC 9699 genomic region:
- a CDS encoding O-methyltransferase: protein MEEQEYLAELVRRTSARTILEIGFNAGLSSQALLAAAPDIRVVSFDLGDHAYVHQAKEYVDRRFPGRHELILGDSRTTLPRYAARADRPLFDLAFVDGGHEVEVARADLRNARALCRPGAHVVIDDLTPWRPWGVGPTAAWREAIADGLIVQEEVLVDGVLVDEPSEPGDRVWAWGRFL, encoded by the coding sequence GTGGAGGAGCAGGAATACCTGGCGGAACTCGTCCGCCGCACGTCGGCCCGGACCATCCTGGAGATCGGATTCAACGCGGGCCTGTCGAGCCAGGCGCTGCTGGCGGCGGCGCCGGACATCCGTGTGGTCTCGTTCGACCTGGGGGACCACGCGTACGTCCACCAGGCCAAGGAGTACGTCGACCGGCGTTTTCCCGGTCGGCACGAGCTGATTCTCGGTGACTCCCGGACGACTCTGCCGCGCTACGCGGCGAGGGCCGATCGGCCGCTCTTCGACCTGGCGTTCGTCGACGGCGGCCACGAAGTCGAGGTGGCGCGTGCCGATCTGCGCAACGCGAGGGCGCTGTGCCGGCCGGGCGCCCACGTCGTGATCGACGATCTGACGCCCTGGCGTCCGTGGGGCGTCGGTCCGACCGCCGCGTGGCGCGAGGCGATCGCGGACGGCTTGATCGTGCAGGAAGAGGTACTCGTGGACGGCGTACTCGTCGACGAGCCGAGCGAACCCGGGGACCGGGTCTGGGCATGGGGGAGGTTTCTGTGA
- a CDS encoding Stf0 family sulfotransferase — MTNHRGYAILGAPRTGSNILCEVLTDSGRAGNPDEWYGPSRLHQRLVDWGLAQADSSPTMPRATSWYDYRQRLLSETSAGGVFGLKLFHYQARPLLRSGQLDSLSDFLPEQCRADLKVILMRRDDIVAQAVSVAVAHNTGVYLAGHRPVRTTRRFWEQDTEDDAAAQVLLRSQEHDYAPEWIDRIVAGLRAEYRAWDDWLSGQDLPVLTISYEDMVQRRSATLERVWDHLELGRRSEFPPPRISKQGDSLNASIAERYTSWLGGTSR, encoded by the coding sequence ATGACCAACCATCGGGGCTACGCCATCCTCGGCGCCCCCAGGACAGGGTCGAACATCCTGTGCGAGGTGCTCACCGACAGCGGGCGGGCCGGAAACCCGGACGAGTGGTACGGACCGTCGAGGCTTCACCAGCGGCTCGTCGACTGGGGCCTGGCACAGGCCGATTCCTCGCCCACCATGCCGCGGGCCACATCGTGGTACGACTACCGCCAGCGTCTGCTCAGCGAGACGTCGGCCGGCGGCGTCTTCGGCCTGAAGCTCTTCCACTACCAGGCACGGCCGTTACTGCGGAGCGGCCAACTGGACAGCCTGTCGGACTTCCTGCCCGAACAGTGCCGTGCGGACCTGAAGGTGATCCTGATGCGCCGCGACGACATCGTGGCGCAGGCCGTCTCCGTCGCCGTCGCGCACAACACCGGCGTCTACCTCGCCGGCCACCGACCTGTCCGCACGACGCGGCGGTTCTGGGAGCAGGACACGGAAGACGATGCGGCAGCGCAGGTGCTGCTCCGGTCGCAGGAGCACGACTACGCCCCGGAGTGGATCGACCGGATCGTCGCCGGGCTGCGGGCCGAGTACCGGGCCTGGGACGACTGGCTCTCCGGGCAGGACCTGCCGGTCCTGACCATCAGTTACGAAGACATGGTGCAGCGGCGTTCCGCCACCCTCGAACGTGTGTGGGACCACCTGGAACTGGGCCGCAGGAGCGAGTTCCCGCCCCCGCGGATCAGCAAGCAGGGCGATTCCCTCAACGCTTCGATCGCCGAACGGTACACGTCCTGGCTGGGCGGGACGTCCCGATGA
- a CDS encoding glycoside hydrolase family 3 protein produces the protein MQSIDSIVDSLLSRLSVDEKVGLLHQYAPAVPRLGMASFRTGTEVVHGVGFCGVATAFPQAVGLAASWDPELMRRVGDLVGSEVRALHERDPSIGLNVWGPVVNLLRDPRWGRNEEGYSEDPTLTTALAVAYCQGLRGDHPTLLRVTPTLKSFLAYNHETDKFDQDSQVRPRVFHEYDSRPFVDSVRAGVVSGVMPSYGLVNGRPNHVGEHLRALCEEFPDLVVVSDAFAPSDLVEKTGYFAEREVAATSLIRTGLASFTDHSADPGPTRDTIRRALDRGLLVESDLDGPVRRMLRMRALTGEFLQPGEDPYAGREVEVGTGAPQRELAREAAARAIVLLRNERGTLPLDPGRPITLAVVGPFADRVCSDWYGPEPPYEVTPLAGLRERFAGSSVRHVEGVDRVAFRLAGTDLHVTAVAEDGGGALWLEPGEVDGNGLFDVFDWGEGGLSFRAVANRRFLTCSRTGELVNDKERPWGWVIRETFRLVPSGDGHLLYNTAVRKYAAVVPGSRTLVVAEDPASAAVFVVDQVSDGVAEAARAARDADAVVVLVGTYPQINGHEMCDRTELELAPRQTALVQAVAEADPSAVVAVVSGHPVTMEGVDEQLSAVIWSAHGGQEFGTALAEVVAGDRAPTGRLPQTWYRSVDQLPSLFDYDIIKCGGTYLYLRETPLYPFGHGLSYTSFEYSDLGTDTDTVSGEQGFTVRVTVANTGGAEGEEVVQLYLRAPDGPVPRPLRQLLAFRRVSLAAGETATVEIPVDASQLAYWDVAGRRWRVAPGSHEIMAGSSSGDIRLSTKVDVRADAAPPRALGPALVRAADFDDYRGVRLVPEHTMSGDAVAADGAGSWLLFRDVDLSGAPDTFVARVAGVTAAACRLEVRLDDQEHGRILASVQVASDPESGGWATVRASCDPLHRMEAVHDVYLRFTGPAKVSAFALYRLG, from the coding sequence GTGCAGTCGATTGACTCGATCGTCGATTCGCTGTTGTCCCGGCTCTCGGTGGACGAGAAGGTCGGGCTGCTCCACCAGTACGCGCCCGCCGTCCCCCGGCTGGGAATGGCGTCCTTCCGGACCGGGACGGAGGTCGTCCACGGTGTGGGCTTCTGCGGAGTCGCCACGGCTTTCCCGCAGGCGGTGGGGCTGGCGGCGTCCTGGGATCCGGAGCTCATGCGACGCGTGGGCGACCTGGTGGGCAGCGAGGTCCGGGCGCTGCACGAGCGGGACCCGTCGATCGGCCTGAACGTGTGGGGGCCGGTCGTGAACCTCCTGCGCGATCCCCGGTGGGGCCGCAACGAGGAGGGGTACTCGGAGGACCCGACGCTGACCACGGCGCTCGCGGTGGCCTACTGCCAAGGACTGCGCGGCGACCATCCCACCCTGCTCCGGGTGACGCCGACGTTGAAGTCGTTCCTCGCCTACAACCACGAGACCGACAAGTTCGACCAGGATTCCCAGGTGCGGCCCAGGGTTTTCCATGAATATGATTCCCGGCCGTTCGTGGATTCCGTGCGAGCGGGTGTCGTCTCGGGTGTGATGCCGTCCTACGGACTGGTCAACGGGCGTCCGAACCACGTGGGCGAGCACCTGCGTGCGCTGTGCGAGGAATTCCCCGACCTCGTCGTCGTCTCCGATGCGTTCGCGCCGTCGGACCTCGTCGAGAAGACGGGGTACTTCGCCGAACGCGAGGTCGCCGCGACCTCGCTGATCCGCACCGGGCTGGCCAGCTTCACCGACCATTCGGCCGACCCCGGCCCGACGAGGGACACGATCCGCCGTGCCCTCGACCGCGGGCTCCTGGTGGAGTCGGACCTCGACGGCCCGGTGCGTCGGATGCTGCGCATGCGAGCGCTGACCGGAGAGTTCCTGCAACCCGGCGAGGACCCGTACGCGGGCCGGGAAGTCGAGGTCGGAACGGGAGCCCCGCAGCGCGAACTCGCCCGTGAGGCAGCCGCGCGGGCGATCGTGCTGCTCCGCAACGAGCGGGGGACCCTGCCGCTCGACCCCGGCCGACCCATCACGCTCGCCGTCGTCGGCCCGTTCGCCGACCGGGTGTGCAGCGACTGGTACGGCCCCGAGCCGCCGTACGAGGTGACGCCGCTCGCGGGGTTGCGGGAGCGCTTCGCCGGCAGTTCGGTGCGCCACGTCGAGGGTGTCGACCGGGTGGCGTTCCGGCTGGCCGGAACGGACCTGCACGTCACCGCGGTCGCCGAGGACGGCGGGGGAGCGCTGTGGCTGGAGCCCGGAGAGGTCGACGGCAACGGACTGTTCGACGTCTTCGACTGGGGCGAGGGGGGTCTGTCGTTCAGGGCCGTGGCGAACCGGCGTTTCCTCACCTGCTCCCGCACCGGAGAGCTGGTGAACGACAAGGAGCGGCCGTGGGGCTGGGTGATCCGCGAGACCTTCCGTCTCGTCCCCTCCGGTGACGGGCACCTGCTCTACAACACCGCTGTCCGCAAGTACGCCGCGGTGGTCCCGGGCAGCCGGACCCTGGTCGTGGCGGAGGACCCGGCGTCCGCCGCGGTGTTCGTCGTGGACCAGGTGTCGGACGGGGTGGCCGAGGCCGCGCGGGCCGCTCGTGACGCCGACGCGGTCGTGGTCCTGGTGGGCACCTACCCCCAGATCAACGGCCACGAGATGTGCGACCGCACGGAGCTGGAACTGGCGCCGCGTCAGACGGCGCTGGTCCAGGCCGTGGCCGAGGCCGACCCCTCGGCGGTGGTCGCGGTGGTCAGTGGGCACCCGGTCACCATGGAGGGCGTCGACGAACAACTGTCGGCCGTCATCTGGTCCGCACACGGAGGCCAGGAGTTCGGGACGGCGCTCGCCGAGGTGGTCGCCGGCGACCGGGCCCCGACCGGGCGTCTGCCCCAGACCTGGTACCGGTCCGTCGACCAGCTGCCGAGCCTCTTCGACTACGACATCATCAAGTGCGGCGGCACCTATCTGTATCTGCGGGAAACGCCGCTCTACCCGTTCGGGCACGGGCTGTCCTACACGTCGTTCGAGTATTCGGACCTCGGTACGGACACCGACACCGTCTCCGGGGAGCAGGGATTCACGGTACGCGTCACGGTGGCCAACACGGGCGGGGCCGAGGGTGAGGAGGTCGTCCAGCTCTACCTGCGCGCACCGGACGGCCCCGTGCCGCGGCCGCTTCGCCAGCTCCTGGCGTTCCGCCGGGTCAGCCTGGCCGCAGGAGAGACCGCAACGGTGGAGATCCCGGTCGACGCCTCGCAGTTGGCCTACTGGGACGTTGCGGGACGCCGGTGGCGGGTCGCACCCGGCTCGCACGAGATCATGGCGGGGAGCTCCTCGGGGGACATCCGGCTGAGCACGAAGGTGGACGTGCGGGCGGACGCCGCACCGCCGCGTGCCCTGGGGCCCGCCCTGGTGCGGGCAGCGGACTTCGACGACTACCGCGGGGTCCGCCTCGTGCCGGAGCACACCATGTCCGGCGACGCGGTCGCCGCCGACGGGGCCGGCAGCTGGCTGCTGTTCCGTGACGTCGACCTGAGCGGGGCGCCCGACACCTTCGTCGCCAGAGTGGCCGGCGTGACGGCCGCGGCCTGCCGCCTGGAGGTGCGCCTCGACGATCAGGAGCACGGCCGGATCCTCGCCAGTGTCCAGGTGGCGTCCGACCCGGAGAGCGGGGGATGGGCGACCGTCCGGGCATCCTGTGATCCGCTCCACCGGATGGAAGCGGTCCACGACGTCTACCTCAGGTTCACGGGTCCGGCGAAGGTGTCCGCTTTCGCGCTGTACCGCCTCGGTTGA
- a CDS encoding NADPH-dependent FMN reductase, translated as MQGEAHMTDVDMTILAVSGSLREGSFNSRLVRQAVELAPSGVLVEVYDRLRDIPPYDQDDDGEDVPEPVADLRRRIRHADGLLILTPEYNYSLPGQLKNAIDWMSRPFGQSPLARKPVAIGGASTTGFGTVRAQLALRQTLLWTDSRLVVKPELHLAKAHEKFDSSGELADEAARMMLGDLVAALAGLITEQRKLAVDLP; from the coding sequence ATGCAGGGCGAGGCGCACATGACGGATGTGGACATGACGATCCTCGCGGTGTCGGGAAGCCTGCGGGAGGGCTCCTTCAACAGCCGGCTGGTGAGGCAGGCCGTGGAACTCGCGCCGTCCGGAGTCCTCGTCGAGGTCTACGACCGACTGCGCGACATACCGCCCTACGACCAGGACGACGACGGCGAGGACGTGCCGGAGCCGGTCGCGGACCTCCGGCGCCGGATACGTCATGCCGACGGGCTGCTGATCCTCACACCGGAGTACAACTACAGCCTCCCCGGACAGTTGAAGAACGCCATCGACTGGATGTCCCGGCCGTTCGGCCAGTCCCCGCTGGCCCGCAAGCCCGTGGCCATCGGCGGAGCTTCGACGACGGGCTTCGGCACCGTCCGCGCGCAGCTCGCGCTGCGGCAGACGCTGCTGTGGACGGACTCCCGGCTGGTCGTCAAACCGGAGCTGCACCTGGCGAAGGCGCACGAGAAGTTCGACAGCTCGGGCGAACTGGCCGATGAGGCCGCCAGGATGATGCTCGGCGACCTGGTCGCCGCGCTCGCCGGACTCATCACCGAACAGCGCAAGCTCGCGGTGGATCTCCCGTAG
- a CDS encoding glycosyl hydrolase family 28 protein, which produces MIRPAGDEAAPNPTSARGTSRVNRIIAVTASAAIAAASLVLTGAVSAHAATAVTVHTYAPSGVGGGTTTSPDVTSTKYQVQVAGTSVPAVQYTQNGHNFDIARFASDSRTPTITVTLPSTTINTVNVYPARYYPAGSVSVSTDKHTLTFQLAAGAGLNEAIVMVNGDSTNVAGQPYLAVVNDPIEDPSLRPDTTDASDGSGVNTQTGVVNFQEFAAKYLAAHPNSAAQTAPAATTSSMAGRTVDGTAIPAGQATSAGSLVSVNTSNVRYPNQRVMAAGDQTFALQAAIQTIKANPTQLNTLYFPNGTYLWSGLQVNGVDGSKLKGGKLKVYTDEGALLLNRVQAYMEAFEPAIGIVNSSNVEVDGRGVFDANGVANYNSSGGGDLHDAYRSQHQGGVMVLHSSNITFNDTYERNAKQWNFETHTAKSVTFNNIKALTPYAQPWVDGTDFASGQDITANNVFTLGNDDAFASGHYNPSNEFTPLASGVWNNFALGTSSANVQGYVNAIGAYDTVAGQLGFDSNHWDDQDSKNISVSNTLNWAVNAGNAIRLGYQTNGHQISNYTFDNFNSVSPLVGGITVMNSHDTYPRLQSLVVKNSSIDSSRFGSGSISVNGGNGTTQTVTADQQANYGYAPNPDGSGNTYTYVKSPIPTINLDNVWFSKQTTNNMTGVTNATLNNLRVAGQLVEYSGQLPLTTSSVGSLTTTYTAANGQTQNVKNGAATSGDTWVGAWVGDQSTNNSSDLTLITRNTGVGLMGEQYTTGSGDGKLSYLQFPLSSFTKAPSQATLHLTYVGHRYTTVASTDTDQLLVQPVSDTSCTGGGTSCPVSTMTWQNRPSFTATTSSVARSATFALGSTVIPEGGGTHQGNAVDGRDITVDITSFVQNAFAAHQSTLLLAVGDTGTNHELRFISSEGANGSGKLTNATADMMPALTVTP; this is translated from the coding sequence ATGATCCGACCGGCCGGCGACGAAGCCGCCCCGAACCCCACGTCGGCGCGGGGCACCTCGCGCGTCAACCGCATCATCGCGGTCACCGCCAGTGCCGCCATCGCGGCGGCGAGCCTCGTGCTCACCGGCGCCGTCTCCGCCCACGCCGCCACCGCTGTCACGGTCCACACCTACGCACCGTCGGGCGTGGGGGGCGGCACGACGACGTCGCCTGATGTGACGTCGACCAAGTACCAGGTGCAGGTCGCCGGTACCTCCGTCCCGGCCGTGCAGTACACCCAGAACGGCCACAACTTCGACATCGCGCGGTTCGCGTCGGACTCCCGGACGCCGACGATCACGGTCACGCTGCCCAGCACCACGATCAACACGGTGAACGTCTACCCGGCGCGCTACTACCCGGCCGGCAGCGTGTCGGTGAGCACGGACAAGCACACCCTGACGTTCCAGCTGGCGGCGGGCGCCGGGCTGAACGAGGCGATCGTGATGGTCAACGGCGACTCGACCAACGTCGCCGGCCAGCCCTACCTGGCGGTCGTCAACGACCCGATCGAGGACCCGTCGCTGCGCCCGGACACCACCGACGCGTCGGACGGTTCGGGCGTCAACACGCAGACCGGAGTCGTCAACTTCCAGGAATTCGCCGCCAAGTACCTCGCTGCGCACCCGAACAGCGCGGCCCAGACCGCGCCGGCCGCGACGACCAGCTCCATGGCGGGACGCACCGTCGACGGCACCGCCATCCCGGCCGGCCAGGCCACTTCGGCGGGCAGCCTGGTGAGCGTCAACACCTCCAACGTGCGCTACCCGAACCAGCGCGTGATGGCCGCCGGCGACCAGACCTTCGCCCTGCAGGCCGCGATCCAGACCATCAAGGCCAACCCCACGCAGCTCAACACCCTTTACTTCCCGAACGGCACCTACCTGTGGTCGGGCCTGCAGGTCAACGGGGTGGACGGCAGCAAGCTCAAGGGCGGCAAGCTGAAGGTCTACACCGACGAAGGTGCCCTGCTGCTCAACCGGGTCCAGGCCTACATGGAGGCCTTCGAGCCGGCGATCGGAATCGTCAACTCGAGCAACGTCGAGGTCGACGGCCGCGGGGTCTTCGACGCCAACGGAGTGGCGAACTACAACTCCTCCGGCGGCGGTGACCTGCACGACGCCTACCGCAGCCAGCACCAGGGCGGCGTCATGGTCTTGCACTCCTCGAACATCACCTTCAACGACACCTACGAGCGCAACGCCAAGCAGTGGAACTTCGAAACCCACACTGCCAAGAGCGTCACGTTCAACAACATCAAGGCCCTCACCCCGTACGCCCAGCCGTGGGTGGACGGCACGGACTTCGCCAGCGGCCAGGACATCACCGCCAACAACGTCTTCACCCTCGGCAACGACGACGCGTTCGCGTCCGGTCACTACAACCCCAGCAACGAGTTCACCCCGCTCGCTTCCGGCGTCTGGAACAACTTCGCACTCGGCACCTCGAGCGCCAACGTCCAGGGCTACGTCAACGCGATCGGCGCCTACGACACCGTCGCGGGCCAGCTCGGGTTCGACTCCAACCACTGGGACGACCAGGACTCGAAGAACATCTCGGTCAGCAACACCCTGAACTGGGCCGTCAACGCCGGCAACGCGATCCGCCTCGGCTACCAGACCAACGGCCACCAGATCAGCAACTACACGTTCGACAACTTCAACTCGGTGTCGCCCCTGGTCGGCGGCATCACCGTGATGAACAGCCACGACACGTACCCGCGCCTGCAGAGCCTCGTGGTGAAGAACAGCTCGATCGACTCGTCCCGGTTCGGTTCGGGATCGATCAGCGTGAACGGCGGCAACGGAACCACCCAGACCGTCACCGCCGACCAGCAGGCCAACTACGGGTACGCCCCCAACCCCGACGGGTCCGGGAACACCTACACGTACGTCAAGTCCCCCATCCCCACCATCAATCTCGACAACGTGTGGTTCTCGAAGCAGACCACGAACAACATGACCGGCGTCACGAACGCGACGCTGAACAACCTCCGCGTCGCGGGCCAGCTCGTCGAGTACAGCGGCCAGCTCCCGCTCACCACGAGCAGTGTCGGCAGCCTGACCACCACCTACACGGCCGCGAACGGCCAGACCCAGAACGTCAAGAACGGCGCCGCCACCAGCGGCGACACCTGGGTGGGCGCGTGGGTCGGCGACCAGAGCACGAACAACTCCTCGGACCTGACCCTGATCACCCGCAACACCGGCGTCGGCCTGATGGGCGAGCAGTACACCACCGGATCCGGGGACGGGAAGCTCTCCTACCTCCAGTTCCCGCTCAGCAGCTTCACCAAGGCCCCGAGCCAGGCGACCCTCCACCTCACCTACGTCGGCCACCGCTACACCACGGTCGCGTCGACCGACACCGACCAGCTGCTCGTGCAGCCCGTCAGCGACACCAGCTGCACCGGCGGCGGCACGTCCTGCCCGGTTTCCACGATGACCTGGCAGAACCGGCCGAGCTTCACCGCCACGACCTCCTCCGTCGCCAGGTCTGCCACCTTCGCGCTGGGTTCGACCGTCATCCCCGAGGGCGGCGGGACCCACCAGGGCAACGCCGTCGACGGCCGTGACATCACCGTCGACATCACCTCCTTCGTCCAGAACGCCTTCGCGGCCCATCAGTCCACGCTCCTGCTCGCCGTCGGCGACACGGGCACCAACCACGAGCTGCGCTTCATCAGCTCCGAAGGCGCCAACGGCTCCGGGAAGCTCACCAACGCGACCGCCGACATGATGCCCGCGCTGACCGTGACCCCGTAG
- a CDS encoding glycosyl hydrolase family 95 catalytic domain-containing protein codes for MNLPDHPLNRRHFLTAAALTVGATTLPGLVFAERAAAAVPPQVTLPDRGTWDNATASAWTDGFLSGNGEYGTVYYGAPTLEKMIFNHHRFVLPNGTRNTMPPDLTAVLDPARNKALAGDYAGAASTFANGWNLKWTQTFHPGYELQLSTPGMTTVNDFARITDFRTGEVTHTWTDSFGTWKRHVFVSRADQVIVHELLPATGRTVDTTLSVNTALESTPTSVSYATTATVSSGDGYLNLRGTYPAGQGAFGYEGVTRVVVSGTGASVTASGSTLVVAKATKVLLLTKLGRYETSTGWDAKPLQTALASLTADYATLLGRHAPKHQAMYDRSSIDLNVSTADRQLATSDLIARQNANSGAVDLALLERMYDSGRYLFVSSSGVLPPRLTGIWTGTWAGSWADDFTTDANVNFQVSGGNILDLSDAMEGYFDLVLGQLAHWRDNAARLYGARGFMAPSRTDGEYGHMLHFNNASFPGEAWTGGADWMLYPLLEYYQVTGDAAFFKDKLGPALMELALFYEDFLTRTDSNGKAVFVPSFSMENTPTSTGQAFSINATGDIMAGRHALRAAIDAANQLGLEQGSGQGVARWTALLAKLPDYTVNGDGALAEWSWPGLTDRYDHRHVQHMYGAWPLHEINPEERPDLVKVAARALDLRTDANFSAHGSLHRALARARLKDGAGVYANLLKIYGKNMVWRSLMTSHNPNLNIYNCDAANTIPAVLAEALVYSRPGVLEILPALPDQLAQGTIKGVRGRNRISVQSLTWDTAARTATVELTSDIDQDITFICRRGITSVSTAATVTTSSLGNHARTVSLTAGTSTTITIGLLTGAFKLVNRRSGKVIDISGASTADGGAAIQFTWSGSANQKWKLIPDYDGSYRLSNVNSGKVLDNPGGSTTNGTALDQWSDTNGVNQWWKLVPTSSGYYRLINVKSGLCADVNGGSTADGAKIIQWPAVGGTNQEWQPVGV; via the coding sequence GTGAACCTGCCCGACCACCCCCTGAACCGCAGACACTTCCTCACCGCCGCCGCGCTGACCGTCGGCGCCACGACCCTGCCCGGTCTCGTGTTCGCTGAGCGGGCCGCCGCGGCCGTCCCGCCCCAGGTCACCCTCCCGGACCGCGGCACCTGGGACAACGCCACCGCCTCGGCCTGGACCGACGGCTTCCTGAGCGGCAACGGCGAGTACGGCACCGTGTATTACGGGGCTCCCACGCTCGAGAAGATGATCTTCAACCACCACCGGTTCGTGCTGCCCAACGGCACCCGGAACACGATGCCCCCGGACCTGACCGCCGTCCTGGACCCGGCCCGGAACAAGGCGCTGGCGGGTGACTACGCCGGAGCCGCGTCGACCTTCGCCAACGGCTGGAACCTGAAGTGGACGCAGACGTTCCACCCCGGCTACGAGCTGCAGCTCAGCACCCCGGGCATGACCACGGTCAACGACTTCGCCCGGATCACCGACTTCCGCACCGGCGAGGTCACCCACACCTGGACCGACTCCTTCGGCACCTGGAAGCGCCACGTCTTCGTCTCCCGCGCCGACCAGGTCATCGTGCACGAGCTGCTGCCCGCCACCGGCCGCACCGTCGACACCACCCTCAGCGTCAACACCGCGCTGGAGAGCACGCCGACCAGCGTCTCCTACGCCACCACCGCCACCGTCTCCAGCGGTGACGGCTATCTGAACCTGCGCGGCACCTACCCCGCCGGGCAGGGCGCCTTCGGCTACGAGGGCGTCACCCGGGTCGTCGTCTCCGGAACCGGCGCCTCGGTCACGGCAAGCGGAAGCACCCTCGTGGTCGCCAAGGCCACCAAGGTGCTGCTGCTGACCAAGCTCGGCCGGTACGAGACCTCCACCGGCTGGGACGCCAAGCCGCTGCAGACCGCGCTGGCCTCACTGACCGCCGACTACGCCACCCTGTTGGGCAGACACGCCCCCAAGCACCAGGCGATGTACGACCGTTCCAGCATCGACCTGAACGTCTCCACCGCCGACCGGCAGCTGGCCACCAGCGACCTCATCGCCCGCCAGAACGCCAACAGCGGCGCGGTCGACCTGGCGCTGCTGGAGCGCATGTACGACTCCGGCCGCTATCTGTTCGTCAGCTCGAGCGGCGTCCTGCCGCCCCGCCTGACCGGCATCTGGACCGGCACCTGGGCCGGCTCCTGGGCCGACGACTTCACCACCGACGCCAACGTCAACTTCCAGGTCTCCGGCGGCAACATCCTCGACCTCAGCGACGCCATGGAGGGGTACTTCGACCTCGTCCTCGGCCAGTTGGCGCACTGGCGCGACAACGCCGCCCGGCTCTACGGCGCCCGCGGTTTCATGGCCCCCTCCCGCACCGACGGCGAGTACGGGCACATGCTGCACTTCAACAACGCCAGCTTCCCCGGCGAGGCCTGGACCGGCGGCGCCGACTGGATGCTCTACCCGCTGCTGGAGTACTACCAGGTCACCGGCGACGCCGCCTTCTTCAAGGACAAGCTCGGCCCCGCCCTGATGGAACTCGCCCTGTTCTACGAGGACTTCCTCACCCGCACCGACTCCAACGGCAAGGCCGTCTTCGTCCCCTCCTTCTCCATGGAGAACACCCCGACCAGCACGGGCCAGGCCTTCTCCATCAACGCCACCGGCGACATCATGGCCGGCCGGCACGCCCTGCGGGCCGCCATCGACGCCGCCAACCAGCTCGGCCTGGAACAGGGCAGCGGCCAGGGCGTGGCCCGCTGGACCGCCCTGCTCGCCAAGCTGCCCGACTACACCGTCAACGGTGACGGGGCGCTGGCCGAATGGTCCTGGCCGGGCCTGACCGACCGCTACGACCACCGACACGTGCAGCACATGTACGGGGCCTGGCCGCTGCACGAGATCAACCCCGAGGAGCGGCCGGATCTCGTCAAGGTCGCGGCCAGGGCGCTGGACCTGCGCACCGACGCGAACTTCTCGGCCCACGGCAGCCTGCACCGCGCGTTGGCCCGCGCCCGCCTCAAGGACGGCGCCGGCGTGTACGCCAACCTGCTGAAGATCTACGGCAAGAACATGGTCTGGCGGTCGCTGATGACCTCCCACAACCCCAACCTGAACATCTACAACTGCGACGCGGCCAACACCATCCCCGCCGTCCTGGCCGAGGCGCTGGTCTACAGCCGCCCCGGTGTCCTGGAGATCCTTCCCGCCCTGCCCGACCAGCTGGCCCAGGGCACCATCAAGGGCGTCCGCGGCCGCAACCGCATCAGCGTCCAGTCCCTGACGTGGGACACCGCGGCCCGTACCGCCACCGTCGAGCTCACCTCGGACATCGACCAGGACATCACCTTCATCTGCCGACGGGGCATCACGTCCGTCAGCACCGCCGCCACGGTGACGACCTCCTCGCTGGGCAACCACGCCCGAACCGTGTCGCTGACCGCCGGCACGAGCACCACGATCACGATCGGCCTGCTCACCGGAGCCTTCAAGCTGGTCAACCGCAGGAGCGGCAAGGTCATCGACATCTCCGGTGCCTCCACGGCCGACGGAGGCGCCGCCATCCAGTTCACCTGGTCCGGCAGCGCCAACCAGAAGTGGAAGCTGATCCCCGACTACGACGGCTCGTACCGCCTGTCCAACGTCAACAGCGGCAAGGTGCTCGACAACCCCGGCGGCTCCACCACCAACGGCACGGCGCTCGACCAGTGGTCGGACACCAACGGCGTCAACCAATGGTGGAAGCTCGTACCGACGTCCAGTGGCTACTACCGCCTGATCAACGTCAAGAGCGGCCTGTGCGCGGACGTGAACGGCGGCTCGACGGCCGACGGCGCCAAGATCATCCAGTGGCCCGCCGTCGGCGGCACCAACCAGGAGTGGCAGCCCGTCGGAGTGTGA